In Bacillus sp. Cs-700, one genomic interval encodes:
- a CDS encoding iron-sulfur cluster assembly accessory protein translates to MIHLSEAAAAQVKEMMKQEEGDNLYLRVGVKGGGCTGLSYGMGFDTEMKADDQALDPQHGVTIIMDNESAPVLDGVKIDYKQNMMGGGFTIDNPNAIASCGCGSSFKTATNAGTPENC, encoded by the coding sequence ATGATCCATTTATCTGAAGCTGCAGCAGCACAGGTAAAAGAAATGATGAAGCAAGAAGAAGGTGACAACCTTTACTTGCGTGTCGGTGTAAAAGGTGGCGGCTGTACTGGTTTAAGTTACGGTATGGGTTTTGATACTGAAATGAAAGCCGATGATCAAGCGCTAGATCCTCAGCATGGCGTCACGATTATTATGGATAACGAAAGCGCACCGGTTTTAGACGGTGTGAAGATTGATTATAAACAAAACATGATGGGCGGCGGGTTTACAATCGATAATCCGAACGCGATCGCATCATGTGGCTGCGGTTCTTCGTTTAAGACAGCGACGAATGCTGGTACGCCGGAGAATTGTTAA
- the dapF gene encoding diaminopimelate epimerase has translation MQEITYTKMHGLGNNYIYINTFEQPLNECNLPQYAKEVSDVYTGIGSDGMILICPSDKAEVKMRIFNKDGSEGKNCGNGLRCVAKYAYENKLVSETKFSIETLAGLVQAEVHLVNDVVETVTIDMGKPQWTRGSLPMKGNAEEKVINEPIDFESQSLCMTGVSMGNPHMVMFVEDIHSVPLTTAGPYFTDHELFPESINVEFVEVVSSSEYHFRVWERGSGITQACGTGACAAVVAGVLNNKTPKGTKVTVHLAGGDLDITWDSDDHVWMTGPAVTISTGVYFVK, from the coding sequence TTGCAGGAAATTACGTATACAAAAATGCATGGCCTTGGCAATAACTACATTTACATCAACACATTCGAGCAACCATTAAACGAATGTAACCTTCCTCAATATGCAAAAGAAGTGTCTGATGTTTACACGGGCATCGGATCAGACGGCATGATCTTGATTTGTCCATCAGATAAAGCTGAAGTGAAAATGAGGATTTTTAATAAAGATGGATCAGAAGGTAAAAACTGTGGGAATGGCTTACGCTGTGTAGCCAAATACGCTTATGAAAATAAGCTTGTTTCTGAAACGAAATTTTCGATTGAAACGCTAGCAGGGCTCGTGCAAGCAGAAGTTCATCTCGTTAACGATGTGGTTGAAACGGTAACAATTGATATGGGAAAACCTCAATGGACAAGAGGGAGTCTTCCGATGAAAGGGAATGCGGAAGAAAAAGTAATTAATGAACCGATTGATTTTGAAAGTCAATCCCTATGTATGACGGGAGTTTCGATGGGAAATCCTCATATGGTGATGTTTGTCGAAGATATTCATTCTGTACCTCTTACGACGGCAGGACCTTATTTTACAGATCATGAGCTATTTCCAGAAAGTATTAACGTGGAGTTCGTTGAGGTCGTATCAAGCAGTGAGTATCATTTTCGTGTATGGGAACGAGGTTCAGGTATCACACAAGCATGCGGAACGGGGGCGTGCGCCGCAGTCGTTGCAGGTGTATTAAATAATAAAACACCTAAAGGAACAAAGGTAACGGTTCATCTTGCTGGTGGTGACCTGGATATAACTTGGGATAGTGATGACCACGTGTGGATGACGGGACCGGCTGTTACCATTTCTACAGGGGTATACTTCGTGAAATAG